A stretch of the Porites lutea chromosome 12, jaPorLute2.1, whole genome shotgun sequence genome encodes the following:
- the LOC140922086 gene encoding uncharacterized protein isoform X1 codes for MPRAWIYLGILLFLFAVNLSTQDIVTHRGKEFILSFIGQHPQLPNTAYDPGNNTLYITTFENTKVNVHVPALKGQQGDQQFSVSALDVKVVTLPGELRFGEFTGKDTKGIRITANKPISVHGYGWILLGLQLTGEGFLGLPVDVLGKEYIVPTYSPLGSSIVQVVAKEDNTQVSFMLRLTRDGRVHYGDKYLKNGELINTTLNDLEVFQVQGDDDLSGTVVTSSKPVAVFSGDDCTMVPANTRPCNHLVEQIPPVSFWGKEFITNPTPNYSGGDEFHIIASKDNTDVNVDWQKKTTLNKGDKYEIPVLWNKTSLITTSNPSLVVQYTSGAGSSPSMSIVPPTQCSWNDYAVYVPGVDAYVNVIIDTASRSGLGVKGPVASGPFKWETLLGGRSLGSLHLNTTGVYLIYHDDLLVNFTSVMYGTFSNASFSFPAGLRWELPIDQGCTNSTIHGGDGIDNDCDGITDEELFNGKDDDNDGQIDEDLVTARPNATFPKDYLSPPLLSCDSSSNVDDPKQAGFPTVVSTSALCSIRGDATIQPDDKIVKSDPCYREIDRTWKVKDGCGNEIKHIQHLAVSSPNDPKLTFPPNVTLFCRDKKYLGPTFTGELLIEVDRCLRNVTISPHRDTFYGECSTEEAKIERVWTVIDKCRSSDVVKTQVIKLVPKGSKRTTNFVTEFSITNKEFSPELSDKTSPLFKKEAATLEGEMEEALQFSKLGKFFVDAEVVEFREGSVVTSMLIKVDMQAQVDHQSLLNIMQDTLSNGSLGGYQVNSSSVVLKDFDECKDPKRNECHKKAKCTNTEGSYNCTCIDGYVGNGTLCQAPPSIDYTDPLLESATKENVTLTCHASGLPEPTFTWITPDGTLVNATAPVRKVAEKLDDDSEVFTGKELQEDGSLLVYYTRVNDQGVYKCVATNVLGQAVGNVSLSVREDIVEVRAVVTLEEKVFDEELENKTSPKYQELERNVKQELTVLFQDIKGFQRVDILGFYNGSVKVRFRVVVKVDKQEEKPAEVITKVGETLRDNVEKGQIGSLKVKKTLEMEEVPPPPVNVQYSDVKQTEARITWSHPELYEEYTISSYSLQFKKFGTKTWTQFADTRGDNHRLTNLQQGTPYIVRLKSVNKFGRGDPSETLELQTEKEKKTSGSEIALAIVLPILFLILLAIAGAFVYRRWKKKKQRKTPEQGVPLHPLVPESPNQTDAPGTITFGTNYRYDPVPGREPNGASAVAIGASFSWREIPRDRLILGKVLGEGEFGMVVKGELTEDDGRTIPCAVKQLKRAATESDFKDLLNELEIMNSVGNHPNLINLIGACSKGGPLMILVEFAEKGNLLKYLRDHRQQNYDDMNQYSLDISSSQRLRIACDVANGMTHLAAMKCAHRDLAARNVLLGEGLVAKVSDFGLSRDIYTDDVYEKKTGGKLPAKWMAVEALEQGIYTSQSDVWSYGVLLWEIETGGCAPYAGMVVSELLSKIKAGSRLEKPRYSSDWMYTVMLRCWDANPKKRPTFEELSDELNRMYKQETDYLAPEEFRLETDYVNTSVENVSSA; via the exons ATGCCTCGGGCATGGATATATTTGGGTATTCTTTTATTTCTATTTGCTGTAAATCTCAGTACTCAAG ACATTGTTACACACAGAGGTAAAGAATTCATTCTTAGCTTTATCGGTCAGCATCCCCAGCTACCAAATACAGCATACGACCCAGGGAACAACACGCTTTACATCACGACCTTCGAAAACACCAAAGTCAATGTTCACGTTCCTGCTCTAAAAGGCCAACAAGGGGATCAGCAGTTCTCTGTGAGCGCTCTGGACGTTAAAGTGGTCACTTTACCAGGAGAATTACGTTTTGGTGAATTCACTGGAAAGGACACAAAGGGTATTCGTATCACAGCAAATAAACCGATATCCGTTCATGGATATGGATGGATTCTCCTAGGGTTGCAGCTCACTGGTGAAGGCTTccttgggttacctgtggatGTACTCGGAAAGGAATACATTGTCCCAACGTACTCTCCTCTAGGAAGCTCTATTGTGCAAGTTGTAGCTAAAGAAGACAATACCCAGGTGTCTTTTATGTTGCGCCTGACGAGGGATGGAAGAGTTCATTATGGAgataaatatttgaaaaatgGAGAACTTATTAATACGACTCTAAATGATCTGGAAGTGTTTCAAGTTCAGGGCGATGATGATCTCAGTGGAACAGTCGTGACATCATCCAAACCTGTTGCTGTGTTTTCTGGGGATGACTGTACTATGGTGCCAGCTAACACACGCCCGTGTAATCACCTTGTAGAGCAAATCCCTCCGGTAAGCTTTTGGGGTAAGGAGTTTATTACCAACCCAACACCTAATTATTCTGGTGGAGATGAATTTCATATCATTGCATCAAAAGATAACACAGACGTTAACGTGGACTGGCAGAAAAAAACGACCCTTAACAAGGGGGATAAATACGAAATTCCTGTACTTTGGAACAAGACTTCGCTGATAACCACGTCTAATCCGAGTCTTGTTGTGCAATACACCAGCGGTGCTGGCAGCTCGCCATCAATGAGCATTGTGCCTCCAACACAGTGCTCCTGGAATGACTACGCAGTTTACGTTCCAGGCGTTGATGCATACGTAAATGTAATCATTGACACCGCTTCACGAAGCGGCCTTGGCGTTAAAGGCCCAGTAGCCAGTGGGCCATTTAAGTGGGAGACTCTTTTAGGGGGACGTTCCCTGGGTTCACTTCATTTAAACACAACTGGAGTTTATCTTATTTATCATGATGACCTTCTTGTCAACTTTACATCCGTTATGTACGGAACTTTTTCCAACGCGAGCTTCTCATTCCCAGCTGGCTTAAGGTGGGAGTTGCCCATTGACCAGGGATGTACAAATTCCACGATACATGGAGGTGATGGCATTGACAACGACTGCGACGGCATAACTGATGAAGAATTATTTAATGGCAAGGACGATGACAACGATGGTCAAATTGACGAAGATCTGGTCACAGCACGACCGAATGCTACATTTCCCAAGGATTACCTTTCACCGCCATTATTATCGTGTGATTCATCCTCAAATGTAGACGATCCTAAGCAAGCGGGATTTCCAACTGTGGTCTCTACTTCGGCTCTTTGCTCCATACGTGGGGATGCAACAATCCAACCTGAcgacaaaattgtcaaatctgaccCTTGCTATCGTGAAATCGACCGAACATGGAAGGTCAAAGATGGTTGCGGTAATGAGATCAAGCATATACAACATCTAGCTGTTAGTTCTCCAAATGATCCAAAGTTGACTTTTCCACCGAATGTAACCCTCTTTTGTAGAGACAAGAAGTACCTGGGTCCTACATTTACTGGTGAACTTTTGATCGAAGTTGATCGGTGTCTTAGAAATGTCACCATCTCCCCCCACAGGGATACGTTCTATGGCGAATGTTCCACCGAGGAAGCTAAAATAGAGCGAGTGTGGACAGTGATAGACAAATGTCGCAGTAGCGACGTCGTAAAGACTCAAGTGATCAAGCTGGTGCCTAAAG gATCAAAAAGGACCACGAACTTTGTGACAGAATTTAGCATCACAAACAAGGAATTTTCGCCTGAACTTTCAGACAAGACATCACCGCTCTTTAAAAAAGAAGCTGCTACCTTAGAAGGCGAG atGGAAGAGGCATTACAATTTTCAAAATTAGGAAAATTCTTTGTAGATGCAGAAGTTGTTGAATTtag AGAAGGGAGTGTTGTCACGAGCATGCTTATCAAAGTAGACATGCAGGCCCAAGTTGATCATCAGAGCCTTTTAAACATCATGCAAGACACTCTGAGCAATGGATCATTGGGAGGATATCAAGTAAATTCAAGTTCAGTTGTTCTAAAAG actTTGATGAATGTAAAGATCCGAAGCGGAACGAATgtcacaagaaagcaaaatgtacCAACACCGAGGGTTCGTACAATTGCACCTGTATCGATGGTTACGTTGGAAATGGCACTCTCTGTCAAG cTCCACCCTCCATTGATTACACTGATCCACTATTAGAATCCGCTACTAAGGAAAACGTGACTCTCACATGTCACGCAAGTGGTCTTCCTGAACCGACTTTCACATGGATAACCCCTGATGGAACTCTAGTTAACGCCACAGCACCGGTTCGCAAGGTCGCGGAAAAACTTGACGACGACAGTGAAGTATTTACTGGGAAAGAGCTCCAAGAGGATGGCTCCCTTTTAGTTTACTACACTCGTGTCAATGACCAAGGCGTCTATAAGTGTGTCGCGACCAACGTTTTGGGACAAGCAGTAGGAAATGTCAGTCTGAGCGTAAGAGAAG ACATTGTGGAAGTAAGGGCTGTCGTTACTCTTgaagaaaaagtatttgatgAGGAACTGGAGAATAAGACTTCTCCCAAATATCAAGAACTGGAGAGAAACGTCAAACAAGAG CTCACCGTTTTGTTTCAAGATATTAAAGGATTTCAAAGAGTTGACATCCTTGGCTTTTA caaCGGCAGCGTTAAAGTACGTTTTCGAGTGGTTGTGAAGGTGGACAAGCAAGAGGAGAAACCTGCTGAAGTGATAACTAAAGTTGGGGAAACTCTCCGAGATAATGTTGAAAAAGGTCAAATCGGAAGCCTTAAAGTGAAGAAAACTTTGGAAATGGAAG aaGTTCCTCCTCCTCCAGTTAACGTCCAGTACAGTGACGTCAAACAAACGGAGGCTCGTATCACGTGGTCACATCCTGAACTATACGAAGAGTACACCATTAGTAGTTATTCGCTGCAGTTTAAAAAGTTTGGAACAAAAACATGGACACAGTTTGCAGACACTCGGGGAGATAACCACAGGCTTACCAACCTTCAACAAGGCACTCCTTACATAGTGCGACTCAAATCCGTAAACAAGTTTGGAAGAGGAGATCCCAGCGAGACCTTGGAATTACAAACAGAAA aggaaaaaaagacaagtgGATCAGAGATTGCATTAGCCATTGTTCTTCCCATCCTGTTCTTGATCTTACTGGCGATTGCAGGAGCGTTTGTTTACAGGaggtggaaaaagaaaaaacagcgcAAAACTCCGGAGCAAGGAGTACCTTTGCACCCGCTTGTGCCTGAATCG CCAAACCAAACCGATGCGCCAGGGACGATTACCTTTGGAACCAATTACCGTTACGACCCAGTCCCCGGCAGGGAACCAAATGGCGCAAGCGCGGTGGCAATTGGCGCCTCGTTCTCATGGCGTGAAATACCACGTGATCGACTAATACTTGGGAAAGTTCTTGGAGAAGGCGAGTTTGGAATGGTTGTAAAGGGAGAGCTGACAGAAGATGACGGCCGTACCATACCATGCGCTGTCAAACAGCTGAAAC GTGCTGCTACTGAAAGTGACTTCAAAGATTTACTGAACGAGCTGGAGATTATGAACTCCGTTGGAAATCACCCCAATTTGATAAATCTGATCGGTGCATGCTCAAAAGGTG GGCCTTTGATGATCCTGGTGGAATttgcagaaaaaggaaaccttctGAAGTACCTTCGTGATCACAGACAACAAAATTATGATGACATGAACCAGTACAGCCTAGACATCAGCTCTTCTCAAAGACTCAGGATAGCCTGTGATGTGGCTAATGGTATGACGCATCTCGCAGCAATGAAG TGTGCTCACAGAGACTTGGCCGCAAGAAATGTACTTCTCGGAGAAGGACTGGTTGCAAAAGTGTCCGACTTTGGCCTGTCACGTGATATCTACACGGACGACGTTTACGAGAAGAAGACTGGT ggaaaacTTCCAGCTAAGTGGATGGCAGTTGAAGCCCTGGAGCAAGGCATTTACACCAGCCAAAGTGACGT gTGGTCTTATGGTGTTCTCCTTTGGGAAATCGAAACTGGAG
- the LOC140953900 gene encoding uncharacterized protein produces the protein MDDLKLYSKNEQEQVGELKIVKQFSDDIGMEFRLEKCAKASFVKGKLASTGNIVIDDDTEIQELDQEGVYKYLGVDESDGIQHSKMKEKIRKEYNRRVRLILRTELNGRNKIEAINSLAVPVVQYSFCIIDWKISELKKIDTKTRKLLNMHKMLHPKADVERLYIPRKDGGRGLIDVETAFKTATIGLDHYLKHKEGQYPKQVLEHERSKAKNSISKNATKFKREVTMPEIENRVDKSASENAKALKHVFKSRMKSMKEEKWKNKALHGQYPKILEKPHVDTVTTNKWLSRLRIPTWREANKKNGRGFELGTRDSGLASGYSCLCTVMITV, from the exons ATGGATGATCTAAAATTGTATAGCAAGAACGAGCAAGAACAAGTTGGAGAACTGAAAATAGTGAAACAATTCAGTGATGATATTGGTATGGAATTCAGACTTGAGAAATGTGCCAAAGCCAGTTTCGTGAAAGGTAAACTGGCCTCAACTGGAAACATAGTAATAGATGATGACACAGAAATACAAGAGTTGGACCAGGAAGGAGTATACAAATACCTGGgtgtagatgaaagtgatggTATCCAGCAtagcaaaatgaaagagaagataagaaaagaatatAATAGGAGAGTAAGATTAATCCTAAGAACTGAGCTCAATGgaagaaataaaatagaagcTATCAATAGTCTTGCAGTCCCAGTTGTGCAATATAGCTTTTGCATCATTGACTGGAAAATCTcagaactgaagaagattgacacaaaaacacgcaaactaTTGAACATGCACAAGATGTTACATCCTAAAGCAGATGTGGAAAGGCTGTACATCCCAAGAAAAGATGGAGGTAGGGGCCTGATTGATGTAGAAACAGCATTCAAAACTGCAACAATAGGGCTTGATCACTATCTGAAGCACAAGGAAGGGCAATATCCAAAGCAGGTGCTTGAACATGAAAGATCTaaagccaaaaattcaatatccaagaatgctactaaattcaaaagggaagTAACAATGCCAGAGATTGAGAACAGAGTAGATAAATCTGCCTCTGAAAATGCTAAAGCCCTGAAACACGTGTTTAAGTCCAGgatgaagtcaatgaaagaagaaaagtggaaaaacaaagcattgcatggccAGTATCCAAAGATCTTAGAGAAACCTCATGTAGACACAGTCACTaccaacaaatggttgtcaa ggttaagaatcccaacttgGCGTGAGGCAAACAAGAAGAatggtcgaggatttgaactcgggactcgGGACTCGGGACTCGCGTCTGGATATAGTTGCTTATGTACTGTGATGATAACTGTATAA
- the LOC140922086 gene encoding uncharacterized protein isoform X2 translates to MPRAWIYLGILLFLFAVNLSTQDIVTHRGKEFILSFIGQHPQLPNTAYDPGNNTLYITTFENTKVNVHVPALKGQQGDQQFSVSALDVKVVTLPGELRFGEFTGKDTKGIRITANKPISVHGYGWILLGLQLTGEGFLGLPVDVLGKEYIVPTYSPLGSSIVQVVAKEDNTQVSFMLRLTRDGRVHYGDKYLKNGELINTTLNDLEVFQVQGDDDLSGTVVTSSKPVAVFSGDDCTMVPANTRPCNHLVEQIPPVSFWGKEFITNPTPNYSGGDEFHIIASKDNTDVNVDWQKKTTLNKGDKYEIPVLWNKTSLITTSNPSLVVQYTSGAGSSPSMSIVPPTQCSWNDYAVYVPGVDAYVNVIIDTASRSGLGVKGPVASGPFKWETLLGGRSLGSLHLNTTGVYLIYHDDLLVNFTSVMYGTFSNASFSFPAGLRWELPIDQGCTNSTIHGGDGIDNDCDGITDEELFNGKDDDNDGQIDEDLVTARPNATFPKDYLSPPLLSCDSSSNVDDPKQAGFPTVVSTSALCSIRGDATIQPDDKIVKSDPCYREIDRTWKVKDGCGNEIKHIQHLAVSSPNDPKLTFPPNVTLFCRDKKYLGPTFTGELLIEVDRCLRNVTISPHRDTFYGECSTEEAKIERVWTVIDKCRSSDVVKTQVIKLVPKGSKRTTNFVTEFSITNKEFSPELSDKTSPLFKKEAATLEGEMEEALQFSKLGKFFVDAEVVEFREGSVVTSMLIKVDMQAQVDHQSLLNIMQDTLSNGSLGGYQVNSSSVVLKDFDECKDPKRNECHKKAKCTNTEGSYNCTCIDGYVGNGTLCQAPPSIDYTDPLLESATKENVTLTCHASGLPEPTFTWITPDGTLVNATAPVRKVAEKLDDDSEVFTGKELQEDGSLLVYYTRVNDQGVYKCVATNVLGQAVGNVSLSVREDIVEVRAVVTLEEKVFDEELENKTSPKYQELERNVKQELTVLFQDIKGFQRVDILGFYNGSVKVRFRVVVKVDKQEEKPAEVITKVGETLRDNVEKGQIGSLKVKKTLEMEEVPPPPVNVQYSDVKQTEARITWSHPELYEEYTISSYSLQFKKFGTKTWTQFADTRGDNHRLTNLQQGTPYIVRLKSVNKFGRGDPSETLELQTEKEKKTSGSEIALAIVLPILFLILLAIAGAFVYRRWKKKKQRKTPEQGVPLHPLVPESPNQTDAPGTITFGTNYRYDPVPGREPNGASAVAIGASFSWREIPRDRLILGKVLGEGEFGMVVKGELTEDDGRTIPCAVKQLKRAATESDFKDLLNELEIMNSVGNHPNLINLIGACSKGPLMILVEFAEKGNLLKYLRDHRQQNYDDMNQYSLDISSSQRLRIACDVANGMTHLAAMKCAHRDLAARNVLLGEGLVAKVSDFGLSRDIYTDDVYEKKTGGKLPAKWMAVEALEQGIYTSQSDVWSYGVLLWEIETGGCAPYAGMVVSELLSKIKAGSRLEKPRYSSDWMYTVMLRCWDANPKKRPTFEELSDELNRMYKQETDYLAPEEFRLETDYVNTSVENVSSA, encoded by the exons ATGCCTCGGGCATGGATATATTTGGGTATTCTTTTATTTCTATTTGCTGTAAATCTCAGTACTCAAG ACATTGTTACACACAGAGGTAAAGAATTCATTCTTAGCTTTATCGGTCAGCATCCCCAGCTACCAAATACAGCATACGACCCAGGGAACAACACGCTTTACATCACGACCTTCGAAAACACCAAAGTCAATGTTCACGTTCCTGCTCTAAAAGGCCAACAAGGGGATCAGCAGTTCTCTGTGAGCGCTCTGGACGTTAAAGTGGTCACTTTACCAGGAGAATTACGTTTTGGTGAATTCACTGGAAAGGACACAAAGGGTATTCGTATCACAGCAAATAAACCGATATCCGTTCATGGATATGGATGGATTCTCCTAGGGTTGCAGCTCACTGGTGAAGGCTTccttgggttacctgtggatGTACTCGGAAAGGAATACATTGTCCCAACGTACTCTCCTCTAGGAAGCTCTATTGTGCAAGTTGTAGCTAAAGAAGACAATACCCAGGTGTCTTTTATGTTGCGCCTGACGAGGGATGGAAGAGTTCATTATGGAgataaatatttgaaaaatgGAGAACTTATTAATACGACTCTAAATGATCTGGAAGTGTTTCAAGTTCAGGGCGATGATGATCTCAGTGGAACAGTCGTGACATCATCCAAACCTGTTGCTGTGTTTTCTGGGGATGACTGTACTATGGTGCCAGCTAACACACGCCCGTGTAATCACCTTGTAGAGCAAATCCCTCCGGTAAGCTTTTGGGGTAAGGAGTTTATTACCAACCCAACACCTAATTATTCTGGTGGAGATGAATTTCATATCATTGCATCAAAAGATAACACAGACGTTAACGTGGACTGGCAGAAAAAAACGACCCTTAACAAGGGGGATAAATACGAAATTCCTGTACTTTGGAACAAGACTTCGCTGATAACCACGTCTAATCCGAGTCTTGTTGTGCAATACACCAGCGGTGCTGGCAGCTCGCCATCAATGAGCATTGTGCCTCCAACACAGTGCTCCTGGAATGACTACGCAGTTTACGTTCCAGGCGTTGATGCATACGTAAATGTAATCATTGACACCGCTTCACGAAGCGGCCTTGGCGTTAAAGGCCCAGTAGCCAGTGGGCCATTTAAGTGGGAGACTCTTTTAGGGGGACGTTCCCTGGGTTCACTTCATTTAAACACAACTGGAGTTTATCTTATTTATCATGATGACCTTCTTGTCAACTTTACATCCGTTATGTACGGAACTTTTTCCAACGCGAGCTTCTCATTCCCAGCTGGCTTAAGGTGGGAGTTGCCCATTGACCAGGGATGTACAAATTCCACGATACATGGAGGTGATGGCATTGACAACGACTGCGACGGCATAACTGATGAAGAATTATTTAATGGCAAGGACGATGACAACGATGGTCAAATTGACGAAGATCTGGTCACAGCACGACCGAATGCTACATTTCCCAAGGATTACCTTTCACCGCCATTATTATCGTGTGATTCATCCTCAAATGTAGACGATCCTAAGCAAGCGGGATTTCCAACTGTGGTCTCTACTTCGGCTCTTTGCTCCATACGTGGGGATGCAACAATCCAACCTGAcgacaaaattgtcaaatctgaccCTTGCTATCGTGAAATCGACCGAACATGGAAGGTCAAAGATGGTTGCGGTAATGAGATCAAGCATATACAACATCTAGCTGTTAGTTCTCCAAATGATCCAAAGTTGACTTTTCCACCGAATGTAACCCTCTTTTGTAGAGACAAGAAGTACCTGGGTCCTACATTTACTGGTGAACTTTTGATCGAAGTTGATCGGTGTCTTAGAAATGTCACCATCTCCCCCCACAGGGATACGTTCTATGGCGAATGTTCCACCGAGGAAGCTAAAATAGAGCGAGTGTGGACAGTGATAGACAAATGTCGCAGTAGCGACGTCGTAAAGACTCAAGTGATCAAGCTGGTGCCTAAAG gATCAAAAAGGACCACGAACTTTGTGACAGAATTTAGCATCACAAACAAGGAATTTTCGCCTGAACTTTCAGACAAGACATCACCGCTCTTTAAAAAAGAAGCTGCTACCTTAGAAGGCGAG atGGAAGAGGCATTACAATTTTCAAAATTAGGAAAATTCTTTGTAGATGCAGAAGTTGTTGAATTtag AGAAGGGAGTGTTGTCACGAGCATGCTTATCAAAGTAGACATGCAGGCCCAAGTTGATCATCAGAGCCTTTTAAACATCATGCAAGACACTCTGAGCAATGGATCATTGGGAGGATATCAAGTAAATTCAAGTTCAGTTGTTCTAAAAG actTTGATGAATGTAAAGATCCGAAGCGGAACGAATgtcacaagaaagcaaaatgtacCAACACCGAGGGTTCGTACAATTGCACCTGTATCGATGGTTACGTTGGAAATGGCACTCTCTGTCAAG cTCCACCCTCCATTGATTACACTGATCCACTATTAGAATCCGCTACTAAGGAAAACGTGACTCTCACATGTCACGCAAGTGGTCTTCCTGAACCGACTTTCACATGGATAACCCCTGATGGAACTCTAGTTAACGCCACAGCACCGGTTCGCAAGGTCGCGGAAAAACTTGACGACGACAGTGAAGTATTTACTGGGAAAGAGCTCCAAGAGGATGGCTCCCTTTTAGTTTACTACACTCGTGTCAATGACCAAGGCGTCTATAAGTGTGTCGCGACCAACGTTTTGGGACAAGCAGTAGGAAATGTCAGTCTGAGCGTAAGAGAAG ACATTGTGGAAGTAAGGGCTGTCGTTACTCTTgaagaaaaagtatttgatgAGGAACTGGAGAATAAGACTTCTCCCAAATATCAAGAACTGGAGAGAAACGTCAAACAAGAG CTCACCGTTTTGTTTCAAGATATTAAAGGATTTCAAAGAGTTGACATCCTTGGCTTTTA caaCGGCAGCGTTAAAGTACGTTTTCGAGTGGTTGTGAAGGTGGACAAGCAAGAGGAGAAACCTGCTGAAGTGATAACTAAAGTTGGGGAAACTCTCCGAGATAATGTTGAAAAAGGTCAAATCGGAAGCCTTAAAGTGAAGAAAACTTTGGAAATGGAAG aaGTTCCTCCTCCTCCAGTTAACGTCCAGTACAGTGACGTCAAACAAACGGAGGCTCGTATCACGTGGTCACATCCTGAACTATACGAAGAGTACACCATTAGTAGTTATTCGCTGCAGTTTAAAAAGTTTGGAACAAAAACATGGACACAGTTTGCAGACACTCGGGGAGATAACCACAGGCTTACCAACCTTCAACAAGGCACTCCTTACATAGTGCGACTCAAATCCGTAAACAAGTTTGGAAGAGGAGATCCCAGCGAGACCTTGGAATTACAAACAGAAA aggaaaaaaagacaagtgGATCAGAGATTGCATTAGCCATTGTTCTTCCCATCCTGTTCTTGATCTTACTGGCGATTGCAGGAGCGTTTGTTTACAGGaggtggaaaaagaaaaaacagcgcAAAACTCCGGAGCAAGGAGTACCTTTGCACCCGCTTGTGCCTGAATCG CCAAACCAAACCGATGCGCCAGGGACGATTACCTTTGGAACCAATTACCGTTACGACCCAGTCCCCGGCAGGGAACCAAATGGCGCAAGCGCGGTGGCAATTGGCGCCTCGTTCTCATGGCGTGAAATACCACGTGATCGACTAATACTTGGGAAAGTTCTTGGAGAAGGCGAGTTTGGAATGGTTGTAAAGGGAGAGCTGACAGAAGATGACGGCCGTACCATACCATGCGCTGTCAAACAGCTGAAAC GTGCTGCTACTGAAAGTGACTTCAAAGATTTACTGAACGAGCTGGAGATTATGAACTCCGTTGGAAATCACCCCAATTTGATAAATCTGATCGGTGCATGCTCAAAAG GGCCTTTGATGATCCTGGTGGAATttgcagaaaaaggaaaccttctGAAGTACCTTCGTGATCACAGACAACAAAATTATGATGACATGAACCAGTACAGCCTAGACATCAGCTCTTCTCAAAGACTCAGGATAGCCTGTGATGTGGCTAATGGTATGACGCATCTCGCAGCAATGAAG TGTGCTCACAGAGACTTGGCCGCAAGAAATGTACTTCTCGGAGAAGGACTGGTTGCAAAAGTGTCCGACTTTGGCCTGTCACGTGATATCTACACGGACGACGTTTACGAGAAGAAGACTGGT ggaaaacTTCCAGCTAAGTGGATGGCAGTTGAAGCCCTGGAGCAAGGCATTTACACCAGCCAAAGTGACGT gTGGTCTTATGGTGTTCTCCTTTGGGAAATCGAAACTGGAG